One region of Corvus moneduloides isolate bCorMon1 chromosome 15, bCorMon1.pri, whole genome shotgun sequence genomic DNA includes:
- the FLT4 gene encoding vascular endothelial growth factor receptor 3 isoform X3: MTPPTLSITEEEHVINAKDTLTITCRGQHPLEWSWPGGKVDPAGKEETELVASAAPSSGQAIQEEDCEGTGTKPYCKVLVLTEAQANHTGYYRCYYKYIDAKIEGTTAVSTYVFVRDFEQPFINKPETLLISKKENTWVPCLVSVPDLNVTLTSQNFFIHPDGKSTFWDNKKGMQVPTHLIKDLLYVHCETVIDKKVFKSNFFIIHIAGSELYDIQLYPKKAMELLMGEKLVLNCTVWAEFNSGVHFQWTYPGKQMQQAVIEPERRSLQTYTELSSILTLHNVSQQDVGKYTCTATNGAQMLEESTDVIVHEKPFITVEWRKGPVIEATAGDEAVKLPVKVVAYPPPDFQWYKDGKLIPKQSQSSMQIKDVSEQHAGTYTLVLRNRLAGLEKHISLQLIVNVPPRIHEKEASSPSIYSKRSPQALTCTVYGIPAPEVIQWQWRPWMPCRMFSRRSLNSRHRAARRHQRDRMPECKDWKDVSQQDAVNPIESIDTWVEFVEGRNKTVSKLAIQEANVSAMYKCIASNKVGRDERLIYFYVTTIPDGFEIESQPSEEPIEGQDLQLSCNADNYTYENLQWYRLNLSKLHDEEGNPLVLDCKNVHHYATKMQGELRFQPDSNDATLLLTIPNISLDEEGDYVCEVQNRKTREKHCHKKYISVQALEIPRLKQNLTDIWVNVSDSIEMRCKVDGNHVPEISWYKDEKLVEEVSGIDLADFNQRLSIQRVREEDAGLYLCSVCNAKGCVNSSASVSVEGSDDRTNVEIVILIGTGVIAVFFWILLILIFCNIKRPAHADIKTGYLSIIMDPGEVPLEEQCEYLPYDSSKWEFPRDRLRLGKVLGHGAFGKVVEASAFGINKSNSCETVAVKMLKEGATASEHKALMSELKILIHIGNHLNVVNLLGACTKPNGPLMVIVEFCKYGNLSNYLRTKREGFSPYREKSPRLRIQVQSIVEAVRADRRSRSGTSDSAIFHRFLMHKSRTAQPIQEVDDLWQSPLTMEDLICYSFQVARGMEFLASRKCIHRDLAARNILLSENNVVKICDFGLARDIYKDPDYVRKGSARLPLKWMAPESIFDKVYTTQSDVWSFGVLLWEIFSLGASPYPGVQINEEFCQRLKDGTRMRAPEYATAEIYRIMLSCWHGDPKERPTFSDLVEILGNLLQENVQQEGKDYIPLNDSHSSEDDGFSQVPSSAQQNSDEEDFDMRIRCHSLAARYYNCVSFPGCLTGGNQIRCPSRIKTFEEFPMTHTMYKAHPDNQTDSGMVLASEEFERIENRHRKEGGFSSKGPSRTVELSGEQSDLRGRCRPLYASQVGGQTFYNSEYGELSEHSEDGSCTPPGEGASPPTLHASFFSEQY; this comes from the exons attttgAACAGCCATTTATCAACAAGCCAGAGACCCTCCTCATCAGCAAGAAGGAGAACACTTGGGTACCATGCCTCGTGTCTGTCCCAGATCTTAACGTCACACTGACCTCG caaaatttCTTCATCCACCCTGACGGGAAAAGCACTTTCTGGGACAATAAGAAGGGAATGCAGGTACCCACACACTTGATCAAGGACTTACTGTATGTCCACTGTGAGACTGTAATTGACAAGAAGGTCTTCAAATCCAATTTCTTCATCATCCATATAGCAG GGAGTGAGCTCTATGACATCCAGCTGTATCCCAAGAAAGCCATGGAGCTGCTAATGGGAGAGAAGCTGGTCTTGAACTGCACTGTGTGGGCTGAGTTCAACTCTGGCGTCCACTTCCAGTGGACTTACCCTGGCAAACAG ATGCAGCAAGCAGTGATCGAGCCTGAGCGCCGGTCCCTGCAGACATACACGGAGCTCTCCAGTATCCTGACCCTCCACAATGTCAGCCAGCAGGATGTGGGGAAGTACACATGCACTGCCACCAATGGTGCCCAGATGCTGGAGGAGAGCACCGATGTCATCGTGCACG aaaagcCCTTCATCACCGTGGAGTGGAGGAAGGGCCCGGTGATAGAAGCCACTGCAGGAGACGAAGCCGTGAAGCTGCCAGTGAAAGTCGTGGCTTACCCCCCACCAGACTTCCAGTG GTACAAGGATGGAAAGCTAATTCCCAAGCAATCTCAATCTTCAATGCAGATCAAGGATGTGTCGGAGCAGCACGCCGGGACATACACGCTGGTTCTGCGGAACAGGCTGGCGGGGCTGGAGAAGCACATCAGCCTCCAGTTAATCGTCAATG TTCCTCCACGCATCCATGAGAAGGAAGCCTCTTCCCCAAGCATCTACTCCAAGAGGAGCCCCCAGGCCCTCACCTGCACTGTCTATGGCATCCCGGCACCAGAGGTGATCCAGTGGCAGTGGAGGCCGTGGATGCCCTGTCGGATGTTCTCCCGACGCAGCCT CAATAGCAGGCACCGGGCAGCAAGGCGCCATCAGCGGGACCGGATGCCCGAGTGCAAGGACTGGAAAGATGTGTCACAGCAGGACGCCGTGAACCCCATCGAGAGCATTGACACCTGGGTGGAGTTCGTGGAGGGGCGGAACAAG ACAGTCAGCAAACTGGCCATCCAAGAGGCCAATGTCTCAGCCATGTACAAGTGTATTGCCTCTAATAAAGTGGGTCGAGATGAGCGGCTGATCTACTTCTATGTGACCA CCATTCCAGATGGGTTTGAGATTGAGTCCCAGCCCTCGGAAGAGCCCATAGAGGGGCAGGACCTACAGCTGAGCTGCAATGCGGACAACTACACCTATGAGAACCTGCAGTGGTATCGGCTGAACCTCTCCAAGCTCCACGATGAGGAGGGCAACCCCCTCGTGCTGGACTGTAAGAACGTCCACCACTATGCCACCAAGATGCAGGGGGAGCTGCGCTTCCAGCCTGACTCCAACGATGCGACCTTGCTGCTCACCATCCCCAACATCTCCCTGGATGAGGAGGGAGATTACGTGTGTGAGGTGCAGAACAGGAAGACCCGGGAGAAACACTGCCACAAGAAATACATCTCTGTGCAGG ccctggagatCCCCCGCCTCAAGCAGAACCTGACGGACATTTGGGTGAACGTCAGCGACTCCATAGAGATGCGCTGTAAGGTGGACGGCAACCATGTTCCTGAAATCAGCTGGTACAAAGATGAGAAACTGGTGGAAGAAGTGTCAG GGATTGACCTTGCGGACTTCAACCAGAGGCTGAGCATTCAGAGGGTGAGGGAGGAGGATGCTGGGCTCTACCTGTGCAGCGTCTGCAACGCTAAGGGCTGTGTGAACTCCTCGGCCAGCGTCTCTGTGGAAG GCTCTGATGATAGGACCAACGTGGAGATTGTCATCCTGATTGGGACTGgagttattgctgttttcttctggatCCTACTTATTCTCATCTTCTGCAACATCAAAAGG ccagcccacGCAGACATCAAGACAGGCTACCTCTCCATCATCATGGACCCCGGCGAGGTGCCTTTGGAGGAGCAGTGCGAGTACCTGCCCTATGATTCCAGCAAGTGGGAGTTCCCACGAGACCGCCTGCGCTTAG GTAAAGTCCTGGGTCATGGTGCCTTTGGGAAGGTGGTGGAAGCATCAGCATTTGGGATCAATAAAAGTAACAGCTGTGAGACTGTAGCAGTCAAAATGCTGAAAG AGGGAGCTACTGCAAGCGAGCACAAGGCACTGATGTCAGAGCTGAAGATCCTCATTCACATCGGGAATCACCTCAACGTGGTGAATTTGCTGGGTGCCTGTACCAAACCCAATG GTCCACTCATGGTTATTGTTGAGTTCTGCAAGTATGGAAACCTCTCCAACTACCTGCGGACCAAGCGGGAAGGATTCAGTCCTTACAGG GAAAAGTCTCCCAGGCTGCGTATTCAGGTGCAGTCCATCGTGGAGGCAGTGAGAGCagacaggaggagccgctcCGGGACCAGCGACAGCGCCATCTTCCACCGCTTCCTGATGCACAAGAGCCGCACAGCGCAGCCCATCCAGGAAG TGGATGACTTGTGGCAAAGTCCCTTGACAATGGAAGACCTCATCTGCTACAGCTTCCAGGTAGCACGTGGCATGGAATTCCTGGCATCCCGAAAG TGCATCCATAGAGACCTGGCAGCCCGCAATATCCTGCTGTCAGAAAACAACGTGGTAAAGATCTGTGACTTCGGCCTCGCCCGGGACATCTACAAAGACCCCGACTATGTCAGGAAAGGCAGT GCCCGTCTTCCACTGAAGTGGATGGCTCCAGAAAGCATCTTCGACAAGGTCTACACTACCCAGAGTGATGTGTGGTCTTTTGGGGtccttctctgggaaatcttCTCACTAG GGGCATCTCCATATCCTGGAGTCCAGATCAATGAGGAGTTCTGCCAAAGGCTCAAAGACGGTACCAGAATGAGAGCACCAGAGTATGCCACAGCAGAAAT CTACCGTATaatgctgagctgctggcatGGTGATCCCAAGGAGAGACCGACTTTCTCCGACCTTGTGGAGATACTGGGGAACCTTCTTCAGGAAAATGTTCAGCAG GAAGGGAAAGATTACATCCCACTGAACGACTCTCACAGCTCAGAAGATGATGGTTTCTCCCAGGTGCCTTCCTCTGCCCAGCAAAACTCAGATGAAGAGGACTTTGACATGAGGATACGCTGCCACAGCCTAGCAGCAAG ATACTACAACTGTGTCTCATTCCCTGGTTGTTTGACGGGAGGAAATCAGATCAGGTGTCCATCCAGGATAAAGACGTTTGAAGAGTTTCCCATGACACACACAATGTACAAGGCACACCCG GACAATCAGACAGACAGTGGGATGGTTCTGGCATCTGAGGAATTTGAGAGGATAGAAAACCGACACAGAAAAGAAGGTGGATTCAG CAGTAAAGGGCCCAGTCGAACCGTGGAGCTGTCGGGGGAACAGTCAGACCTGCGGGGCAGATGTCGGCCGTTGTATGCATCCCAAGTCGGAGGCCAGACTTTTTACAACAGTGAATACGGGGAGCTGTCGGAACACTCTGAGGATGGCAGCTGCACCCCGCCTGGAGAGGGGGCCAGTCCCCCCACTCTCCACGCTTCCTTCTTCTCCGAGCAGTACTAA